Below is a genomic region from Rouxiella chamberiensis.
AAATCAAAGTTATAATTAAAAATAAATCGCAATGGGTTGATATTAATCCTGTTGACCCATAGGGTAGAAGGTAACGCAGTAAAATATATCTCAATGACGTAACGTGTAATATTTCAGCAATAAATGCATCAAATGATGGCTTTATTCGTCTTCGTTTCTGACGATACAAACGATAGGCAATATTTTCCAACATGATGCGAAATCGTTGCTATACTTATTTCCAGAAAGTTAATGATATCGATACAAGATAACGACTCACTAAAGAGGATATTAATGATGAGTACCGCTAAACTGGTTAAAACAAAATCTTCTGAACTTATTTTCACACGCAATGATGTTGATGAAACCACCAAAATCGAAACCGTCAAGGTACTGAACAAACTGGTTGTGGAGTTCATCGACCTGTCCCTGATAACCAAGCAGGCACACTGGAACATGCGTGGCGCAAACTTTATCGGCGTGCATGAAATGCTTGATGGTTTCCGCACGGCGATCACCGACCACCTGGATACCATTGCAGAAACGTGCCATCCAGCTGGGCGGCGTAGCGCTGGGTACTGTGCAGGTAGTGAACGACAAGACGCCTCTGAAAAGCTATCCAACCAACATTCATTCCGTTCAGGAGCACCTGAAAGCGCTGGCTGAACGTTACGGCATCGTGGCAAACGATACGCGTAAAGCCATTACGGAAGTTCAGGACGAAGACACCGCAGATATCTTCACTGCCGCGTCTCGTGATCTGGATAAATTCCTGTGGTTCATCGAAGCCAACATCGAATAACGAGTCAGGCCGCCCGCGCGCATGTCGGCACGGGCAACACAATTGCCTGATATTAAAAAGGAGAGCTTCGGCTCTCCTTTTTTGTCTTCACATCTCGCTCAATCTCTATCGCACCAAAACTGGGCACACCTGTCCCTCCACGTCCTCTTCCCCTTTCCGCACCCTTTCCTGCGCGCCAAAAAATGGCAGACATTCATTTAATCAAGACAAATTGTTAGCATATTTACGTGCTTTATGTATTTTAATGTTAATAAATGCGCAGTTTTGGAACAAAAAATAGTTTAGCCTGAGACTTCGCACCAAAATGGCACGCAATGAAATCATCAGGCACTATTTTGGTGCATTAAGGGGTATGTTTTAGCAAATCATGCCAATGAGTGGCAACTAACCCTTTGAAATAAAACGAATGTGAAAATTGGCATAACTTTTGCTTATCACAGCGCGTAACGATTAAAGGGTAGGTTCTCCCATAAATAGACATAGGAAATTGTACTTATGAAGTCGATGTTGAAGGTTTCCCTGGCCGCCCTGACGCTGGCCTTTGCAGTAAGCACACACGCAGCAGAAGAAAAACTGATCGTTGCAACGGATACCGCATTCGTTCCTTTCGAATTCAAACAGGGTGACAAGTACGTTGGTTTTGATATCGACCTGTGGGACGCGCTGGCGAAAGAGATGAAAGTCTCCTATACCCTGAAACCAATGGATTTCGACGGTATCATTCCTGCCCTGCAGACCAAGAACATCGACGTCGCGCTGGCCGGTATGACCATTACCCCACAACGCGCGCAGGCGGTTGATTTCTCCGACGGTTACTACACCAGCGGCCTGATTACCATGGTTAAAGCCAACAACACCGACATCAAGGGCGTTCCTGATCTGAGCGGTAAAGTGGTTGCAGTGAAAAGCGGCACCAGCTCCGTCAACTACATTGCCGCCAATCTGAAACCAAAAGACGTGCGTCAGTTCCCGAACATCGACAGCGCCTACATGGAACTGGGTACCGGCCGTGCCGATGCCGTTCTGTTTGATGCTCCAAACATTCAGTACTACATCAAGACTGCCGGTCACGGCAACTTCAAGACGGTAGGTCCGACCGTTGAAGGTCAGGATTACGGCGTGGCGTTCCCGAAAGGCAGCGCACTGCGCGAGAAAGTGAATGCCGCACTGAAAACCCTGCGTGCAAACGGGACTTATGCCGCTATCTACAAAAAATGGTTCGATACCGAACCTAAATAAATGCAGTAATGAGGTATAGCTTCCCGACGTGTAACGCGTCCGGCTATATCACCGGCCCTGAGTGATTGTCACCAGGGTCGGCTTTGTTTTTGTTTATCAGGAGATTAATCCATGCAGTTTGACTGGAGCGTTGTTTGGGCCGCTCTTCCTATCCTTGCCGAAGGCGCCAAGATGACCCTGTGGATTTCTATCCTGGGTTTAGTTGGAGGTCTGATTATCGGCGTCATTGCGGGCTTTGCGCGTGCATTTGGCGGCGTTGTCAGCCGAAATATTGCTCTGGTTTTCATTGAGCTTATTCGCGGTACTCCAATCGTTGTCCAGGTTATGTTTATCTATTTTGCCTTGCCAATGATGATTAGCGGTATTCGAATCGATCCCTTTACCGCCGCCGTCGTTACCATTGTGATCAACTCGGGGGCGTATATCGCCGAAATCACCCGTGGTGCAGTACAATCCATTAACCGTGGCTTTAACGAAGCGGGTCTGGCGCT
It encodes:
- the glnP gene encoding glutamine ABC transporter permease GlnP, which encodes MQFDWSVVWAALPILAEGAKMTLWISILGLVGGLIIGVIAGFARAFGGVVSRNIALVFIELIRGTPIVVQVMFIYFALPMMISGIRIDPFTAAVVTIVINSGAYIAEITRGAVQSINRGFNEAGLALGLSRRATLRYIIMPLALRRMLPPLGNQWIVSIKDTSLFIVIGVAELTRSGQEIIAGNFRAMEIWSAVAVIYLIITLALSFAMRRLERKLKIL
- the glnH gene encoding glutamine ABC transporter substrate-binding protein GlnH → MKSMLKVSLAALTLAFAVSTHAAEEKLIVATDTAFVPFEFKQGDKYVGFDIDLWDALAKEMKVSYTLKPMDFDGIIPALQTKNIDVALAGMTITPQRAQAVDFSDGYYTSGLITMVKANNTDIKGVPDLSGKVVAVKSGTSSVNYIAANLKPKDVRQFPNIDSAYMELGTGRADAVLFDAPNIQYYIKTAGHGNFKTVGPTVEGQDYGVAFPKGSALREKVNAALKTLRANGTYAAIYKKWFDTEPK